Part of the Apis mellifera strain DH4 linkage group LG16, Amel_HAv3.1, whole genome shotgun sequence genome, CTGTGATATATTTCATGATATCTTCGACAGCTTTGCTAACCGTAATTCGTTTTAAAGCAGCTTCACGTCGTAGCTGCTCCGTGATTTGTCGTTGTTGTTGTAAATTCGTAGTCACCATATCCATAACAGATAAAggcaacaaaattttttatgaaatactaaaatatacaaaaatatattttaaatttcttttgattatttatttataatttctataaaatttaatttaccaatttttaataataaattccaaaaatatggAACACTTGACgatacttaaattattattatacttttactaCAAACCACTAAATTTTAtcagttttatatttcaagcCTATCCCTTAAGGTTCATTttcataaagattaattttaataatcagaactattacaataatataaaatttacataaatatttttttaaatttaaataaataatgatttttttattattctattaaatatttaaaaattaataaaagatattataaaaacttttataattttaagattagaattattaaagagCGATGTCGCTGTAATCGCAATTATGGAAAAACATCTAGattgttcattatttttgaCTTAAAAGTTGcctattaatcttaaaatacacACGAGGTATAAAAatctgatttttaaaaaaatcatggcTTTTCATGTACCAAAGGCACCGGGCATGGCCCAAATGCTTAAAGAAGGAGCTCGTGTAAGCACAAAatgttttttgaatatttatttatatattataagctaaattatgattaaaaaatatttgtcaaatGAAATATGACACAAACATCAAACATTATCTTTTATGAATggatatttaacatatattttttatactctgtttaaaatcaaaaaaaaaatttttaaattctttttatttttattttaccaatatttttttataattaaattaatattatctatacatatataataaaattttacaaattacaaattattaatattaatagatttctttatacgatagtaataattttattaataattaattaaaaaaaattattaattaaaaaaaatatgaggtattcaatattatttaatataaaattagagaattgtcattataaatgaaaaaactataatttaagATATGTTACTCATCaacaatttatatcattagttgtaaaattatatttaataaattttaatttttaattacatgtaGTTTTTAGATAAGTAATAaacttataagaaaaattataaaacatacaattattttaatattatttatattattttaatattattttataattaataaaaaataatatatgaattaaaatatattttatatattcaataatatgttaattattgataatataattttataatatgtaatattattttctctttcagtATTTCTCAGGTTTAGAAGAAGCAGTATATGGAAATATATCAGCATGTAAACAATTTGCACAAACTGTTAGGACTGCTTATGGCCCAAATGGcatgaataaaatgataattaatcatattgaaaaattgtttatcacTAATGATGCTGctacaattattaatgaattagaaGTTGAACATCCAGCTGCTAAATTAATAGTTCTTGCATCAAAAATGCAAGAAGCAGAAGTTGGTGATGGCactaattttgtaataatttttgctgGTGCACTTCTTGAAGCTGCAGAAGAATTACTTCGtttggtaaaatttttaaaataattaatattatttgattaattataatcataaattagaaatatataaataataaacatttttttatatcaatatttttatattagggaATTACTACGTCTGAAATAGTTGAAGGATATGAAGCTTCGTTAGAGaaagttttacaaatattaccaACATTAGTTtgttatgaaataaaagattataaagatgaaaaacaaataaaaatgggAATTAAAACAGCTATTATGAGTAAACAATATGGAAATGAAGAACCACTTACTTCTCTTGTTGCACAAGcttgtatttctattttaccAAAAAAGAGTACTTTTAATGTAGATAATGTACGTGTTTGTAAAATACTTGGTAGTGGTATATCCAGTTCTGAAGTTGTACAAGGAATGGTATTTAAAAGACAAGTTGAAGGAGATGTTACAAGAAAAGATAATAGCAAAATTGTTGTCTATACTTGTGCTGTAGATATCATACAAACTGAAACAAAAGGAACAGTATTAATAAAGACAGCagatgaattaatgaaattctctAGAGGAGAGGAATCTTTATTAGAATCTCAAATAAAAGCAATTGCTGATAGTGGAGCTAGTGTGATTGTTTCAGGAGGAAAGTTTGGAGATATGGCTTtacattatatgaataaatataatttaatggcTGTTCGTATACCTAGCAAGTTTGATATTAGGAGATTATGTAAAACTGTTGGTGCTACTGCACTTTCAAAACtagttaagaaaaataattttattttttaatcatttattttttaatatattataaagatctaattaattatttttgtttttaggcTCCACCATCTAAGGAAGAACTGGGATATGCAGATTCAGTATATATTGATGAAGTTGGTGATACTATAGTAGTAAAGTTTGCAATAAGTGGTAAAGATAGTCGTGTTAGCACTATAATCGTTCGAGGATCTACAGAAAATTATATGGATGATATTGAACGAGCTATCGATGATGGAGTTAATACATTTAAAGGAATAACAAGAGATGGAAGATTTGTTCCTGGAGCGGGTGCTACAGAAATTGAACTTGCTTCACAGCTTAGTACTTATGCAGATACTTTACCAGGCTTAGAACAATATGCAGTACGCAGATTTGCAACAGCTCTAGAAGTTTTTCCAAAAACCTTAGCAGAAAATAGTGGAAGTTATGCTTCAGAACTTTTATCCAAACTTTATTCTGCACATAAAGAaggcaaaaaaaattatggttTTAACATTGATGTacgcatttatttaaattttttattaaacttcataattaatttgtaataaaatatatttttttatagcaaaAAGGAGGTCTTATCGATACAGTTGAAAGTgggattttagatttattcttAACAAAACAATGGGGTTTAAAATATGCTGTTGGTGTTGCATGCACTGTACTTAAAgtcaatcaaattattatggcAAAACGTGCAGGAGGACCAAAAGTACCAGGTGGTGGTATTCGTGATGACGAcgagtaatatataaaacatttcatatatacaaatttcaatgtatacatataaaacatttaattactcactaattcttatatttattttgtaatgttACATTAAATTGGCTTTACATTAAACTTCatgttaaacaaaaatatttgtaaagaaaacattaatacatttattcacactttttttaatgaaaaaaacatacataaaaattaaaatgttttatattttccttcaaactagttatatacaaattaaatatatttttattttaattgttcaatttttcttattttattaaaaacataatatttttaaaaatttaattttttattaatttatttaagttgttatttaaattgtaacattaaattataacatagaggttaacattataattaatgcaataataaaatatattttaacaatatttattaataataaattatctcgtaaaataatataaagtataaaatttttcattaaatatatttagtttaattaaatttacatataatttataattaaatttaaataaaggtTAAATACATATGAACTATatcttgataataaaaaaacattatagataaaatcttGACTGTGCTGGGTGCTGTGTATCATATTTGTTTCTTCATGTAAAGATAAGTAAagttacataatattacaaatattgtaagtgctttttatatcaataattatagtggaatatttatttgtaaaagaaaaatgaacagtatcaatttaaaatttgcttccaatttatcttttatgttTATTGAGGCACCATCTATCATTGATAGATATAAATTGGCAAAAGAAGCTGGTTTTAAAGCAGTAGAAAGTGGATTTCCTTTTGGTTTTTCTATTGAAGATGTATCAAAAGCCAAAAAAAATGCAGATATTGAACAAGTTCTTATAAATGTGTTTACaggttaatttaaaaattataatttgtataaaatattatataaataatgattaatttaataataattataataattattacaatataattttggaaataggTGATATTTCTAAAGGAGAATTAGGATTTGCAGCAATAcctggagaagaagaaaacttcAAAAAAAGTATTGATTTAACAATAGAATATGCAAATGCTTTAAATTGTAAACGGtaaaaggaatttaatttgataaattaatgaatatttttctaaaaatcaatgtttcaatttattttttgcactattttttttagaattcatGTAATGTCAGGCAAAGTAAATCAAATAACAACTATTAATGATGATACTTATATAAAGAATCTTTTATATGCAgtagagaaatttgaaaaagaaggaataattGCACTTATAGAacctattaataatattactgtgccaaattattatatgaatagtTTTCAAAAGGGTAATCATctaatgcaaaatatatttttattttaatataaaattatcatttttatcatatgttattttttatttaggctTAGAtgtgataaaaaagataaataaatcaaatttaaaactacaacttgatattttccatttacaaCATATTTGTggcaatattacaaaaaacatCAAGGAACTTTTACCATATAtaggtatataatttatatgaaattatttcatatataaatatatgaaataaaatatatatttcttttaatttataggtCATATACAAATTGCTCAAGTACCAGATAGACATGAACCTGATACTTCTGgagaaatagattataaatatgttcttTCACTTCTAGAAACAGAaggatataatgattatattggTTTAGAATATCATCCAATGTCATCTTCAATAAATGGATTAAATTGGATACAAAAATatggttataaattataatatacgctttaaaaatatatattgaaaacttttattttttattattatatgtatatggaaatgataaatatctatttttcataataattacatatattttatattacaatttatgtttcccataatattaatttaaatttaatattataatattataaataatttaaatttactttatatatatatatgtatatatatacataaaaaatttaaaagtaaataaatgtgttaaaaaaaaattttttaaatttctttatatattaatatttttttataattactatttataattaaattgaatataatcatcctttttaatattatatattattagatattaactttttattaaaaatattaattatttaatatttaattattatttaataaatttaaacaaaaatatttaaatcaatttaatcagTGTTGACACagttattcttaaataatacattgaagtttaataaaaaaaatgaagtacaatataaaaaatataaaaataagacttttttttagaaaacataCATAATTTTgctgattataaaaaatatttttaaatacatgatatttaaagtaaattattatattagtttttgataatatctttaacatatatataaatggaaataaaatattaaaacaattttatctatatttgatatattctatacatttgatattctgtatataccaaatatagataaaattgttttaatattttattttttggcaattatattaaaatattaaaatattcttaaatattcttatttaataacaataataattttattactttgtagtatctttaattcatattttctttataaaatcattatttataattaataacaatattttaattataaatatgtagatctcatcaaattatttctctattttttatatcctaatagaattattaacttaataactataaaatttggtattataaattataattataattacatatatactcAATAATAActgtatatatcaataataataataatattgcatatatatatctaaaattttgaaaatttttttaagattatattattctagtttctgttattaatttttataatatgtgtaagagaattataaaagttctatatataagaattatgaaataatatacgatattaaatataacctaaatattaatcctttacatttgtatatcaaattattataataaaagaattaagaaataactaatataaatatatttacaattagaaaaaattattaaaaaatatttaatttgcaagtaaaaaatcatcaaaatatgtttaaattttttttaaagataagttttttaaagataagttttaattaaaagaaaaaaaaaatagcaagtGCAaaggatttatataaaaatttttaaatcaaattctattatttagcaaaaaaaatttgttataataaaaataaataaattttaaaagttatttcaaacaatttcagTTGTATTCACCAATGGTTGATTGGCATCCATTATATGGCCTATCACAGTAGtgctgtaaaatatttaaaaaatatttaatatataataatcatatatatacagattaatttaaaaaagttattttacaattaaattatatcagcaattataagattataaaaatacaatgttaATGTCAAAAACTGTAATACATAATaccatcaaaaaattattaatatttcaaattttcactaaaataatattgcattttcACTAAAATaagcattaatatttataatatttataatttttaaataaaagatcttAAACATGCAATAATACAAAACTCAATTTggctatatattaattttaaataaataatttacattttttaatacaatttatttaaaaaataatattaggtattatttattaaattagttaaattcaattataataaaaatgtaagtattaaaatataaaacttttttaaaaattattatttaataaaaatgatatattttttattttatatagtaaattttcaaacatttatatttcgttttattggataaacatttatcaatatgaaaaattaaatttgaatatactttcgattaaacaatttaatattacccAATTAAATGCCAAAACCATTAGTTTCTTCTATCAAAGTGAATCTGTGATAGACCTGTAGTCAAGGACTTGACATTcactatattaaatacatatatatcagtatgaataattatatcaataccatatatatataaatcaataaagaatatgcatatgattaataaaattaaatttttattaaattagattattatgtttaaatttgagcaaaaaattataatttcattttaaaatatgtacatatattaattatataacgtaTATAGTACATTAATGACAAcatgcatttaaaaaaaattaatgtattatttaataagctACAATAAGCAAGCAAAGTTAgtatagtttataaaaatacatatatataatgtaaaatacatgtatacataatataataaaataacatataattacaatataaaaataaaacttttaaaatttatatataaaaatttaatatatatataattcataaattatttatattatataataaatttttataaattaattatatgtaataggatatacataaaataattatgcattCATATACATTAATCaatgttaaaatgaaaaaataaaaattaaaaaatattcaagttgaaattaaatataaaaatatttttatagattaatatattgaaatttcatttcaactttatcaatttattttgctGTTTTTTCTTACaacatttttgattaataatagacagtgaaatttatatacgtacatttttcattaataatatcttatatcttatatgttaataaatgcttaaataataaatataataacatgaaattaatataatcatataacaatttatataatttttattatctttttagtcataatttcttcttttacttattgtacaaattatatatttgtactagtcattataaaaatttgtaatattttccatatttgtttttctatataatttaatttctatatttttttatataatacaagctCCTAGTAAACtctttattaatgatatttttatgatagttTGAtactaatgaaaaaaaaaaattaaattttaaaattttttataatttttttaaactatttatttctttataataatattttgataaaaataaagagtttacaataaatacaattaataccCTTAATgctgtatctttttttttcataagacaatgatattaacttattattatttcttatttataaaaaaaaaatcaaaaatatgatctgataataatataaaaagttatttagaTGAGATTTGCAGAATACTTCTGACTAATATGAGTTTtgtactaaaaatatttatttggacAATGTATATAAACTAATGCACTGTCTCAAAATAGGGATTCACAGGCTACACAATACCTGATTGTGACCCATAAGGAGGTGGAGAATCAAGTTCAGTCTCATCACCCCATTGTTGGGTAGTATGTCCCAACAAAGTATGTGTATCTTCATTGCACAGCCGTTCAGGAAAGTTTATCCCATCGCCAAAACTGTAACCCACACTCTACCTTCTACTTCATGTAatcctatattatttttagaagtagcgtatctattaatttttaacaaatataaaaattataaaaggtaTTGATTGattgtgaaatgaaatattttaaaattttatataaattttaattttcaatatatttttcattctttttcttttatgtttgcttttaatttattattttaatttatatttatttttttattatttgtaatataaaaaaatataaaataaaagtaatatagtTACACTACttctaatcaaataaatatcaatctgCAAGAACCAGATGcacaatatcttttataataataagaaaattaaataacaataatttttattagcatACAATATAATGCATCTACAAATAATAtgcattcaaaataaaaataatacctaTTTTAAAGTCCATTTCAATTATCTTCAGATTAAATTCAAGATGCAAATTTGATCTCACTGTaggcatataaatattataaattttaatacaattgttatcattttattacaaaaaaataaaacaatattcataaatataatgataaaaattatattttttgatgtatcataaaaagttaatattgtattaattagaattcataatttttgcaaaacaCGTTTCAACAAATCACAAAACACACATCTCATAAATTAAcagttaataaaaagtattagaaACATATagctataatattaaaattataatttcattaatattatattactttcaatgttaataattcaatcaCATTTGTAAATATGACATTGgcttttataatagaataaaagcacaaataaaataaatagttgcATGCATTCATaaagcaaatatatatgtatgtatatacacacacatcgcatgtatatgtgtgtatatgtgtgtaacTTTGTTACTCTGGAACtctatatcaaataaataataaatgaaagaaaatggttttctaaaaaaaaaaataaatgcatgaatctattattaaaaaatatgaagaaaatgttttaatttgtttgttttaaaaaatatttagacattttttaaatgtaacaatatgttatttattttaatatcaactgCCTTTTAATCAACATTAAGGAGTTCcatagtaaaatttatatataactattacaTTGGcactataaatttctataatgcTGACCTGTTTCGGGTACTTCCCATGGAGTCATAAGTATTCGATGTGCCTTGATGTTGCGCACGTACTGGATAGGTGACACCATTTCCAAGACTAAAACACATTCAACGGATCCATCGCGTTTTAACCGTAATgctattatttacaattgtacttatttatgaaaaatatgaattaataaaattgagatatttatgttaaaagaataaatagtaataaaatttaatatgtattattaataaatatttattatataatttgtataattaataaatattagaatatgtgttgatatttttttaatattatttatatgttaaatgcaatgaaaaattaatttttatatataattttgtatatttttatataattttgatttttaaggcagtttatataatttattaaatatatattttatattttttaccattttcttcacttttatctgagatataataatttagttttttatgaAACTATACTACTATGTTTACTTAATGAAgaacttaaaatataatagataaagctgaagatagaaattttttataataattctaaatatttcttataattctatatatttttttctaaataattaaatttatttatagaaaaaattaaattttctaatatgatattaatattcatcaatttataatatcataatgtatatacatatatacatatacacatgtaTACTTACAAATAAGTACATTATGTGTATTTACAGATTAGTATACATGTActgttttcataatataaaattataattattacataatttcaataattttactaataattagaattatatattgtgcACGTGGTTcgcagttttattattattattatatactatcaaaataaaaatactacattacaaaaatatgaattattaaatactattaaacTTACCTAGTAAAAATAGGAAGGAACCATAGTTTAGGATTATCACCAAATACttcttggaaattattatactttccaAGACTAAAACCATCTTTATCCTTTCCTGTACGGAACATAGGTGGTGTAAATGCCTCTACAaatgaatacataaaatatagtatacattgttttataaaatatggaataatttttaagtaacaTGTTTTTAATTACCTAATGTAGACCTATTATGTAAAACAAGATagcaatgataaaaaaaaagagaatttaaacTAACTGCAAACATCAATGCaacaaagaataagaaaagtaGATGAAATCTACCCATTCCATCTAATTCCccctgtaaaataaataattatattataaaatatataaaataacaaacaatatattatttaattttaatatatattaagattatatataaaaatttcattaatatttaaaatataatatttaaaataaaataaaaaaaataaatatttttattatttttattatatttatttatttattatagtaatttatatatataatattgttaatttattatatgtaataagtaatttttaaaatatttaaaaagattatacttACTTTCCAAAAACGTATAAGATATTGTAAAGATGTAgcagtaataaatatacaataaagaaGAGCATATGCCAAAAACAAcatgaagaatttataattgtgaaaTCCTATACAGTTATTCACCCATGGACAAtgatgatccatttttaaaacacatGTACTACATACACTACAATGATGTGCTCGATCTGGTTTAATTAATTGACATTTCTCACAAAAACGAATtactagaaaaaatatattatatacaatacatatcTCTGACATAAACaataagaaacaatatttataatatacctCCTTTTATAGTGCGATTTGTGACTGGAAGACCTTGTGCAAATCTCTCTAAGATTTGTCTTTGTGCTTCTTCCGTTTCAgcttgttgaaatttttccatttctacaTCTGGAATTTTAAACtacacaaaaaattattttatgaatattttatatattatacttatattgtactaattatataaattaaattttaccttGTATGGTACTTCTATTAAATCTGTAAATACAGTCTGCCAATAAgaccataaaaataatagaaacaggatatgataaaaaaataaataaaaagctgttaaaaacaaaattagtaaattattaataaaattattatttttattaagagaatattctactaataattatacaaaccTTTTTGAACATAATTATCTACagtatctaaaataaaaaaaagcaaattacTAGacataattaagataaaaacttattaaaatacaaatttattatatatatattatttaa contains:
- the LOC550989 gene encoding palmitoyltransferase ZDHHC15B isoform X3; its protein translation is MYIYNTVNRMGKQNGSCWWFVKAVKWIPVIFILTIVLWSYYAYVVQLCFYTVDNYVQKAFYLFFYHILFLLFLWSYWQTVFTDLIEVPYKFKIPDVEMEKFQQAETEEAQRQILERFAQGLPVTNRTIKGVIRFCEKCQLIKPDRAHHCSVCSTCVLKMDHHCPWVNNCIGFHNYKFFMLFLAYALLYCIFITATSLQYLIRFWKGELDGMGRFHLLFLFFVALMFAVSLNSLFFYHCYLVLHNRSTLEAFTPPMFRTGKDKDGFSLGKYNNFQEVFGDNPKLWFLPIFTSFGDGINFPERLCNEDTHTLLGHTTQQWGDETELDSPPPYGSQSALL
- the LOC550989 gene encoding palmitoyltransferase ZDHHC15B isoform X4 gives rise to the protein MYIYNTVNRMGKQNGSCWWFVKAVKWIPVIFILTIVLWSYYAYVVQLCFYTVDNYVQKAFYLFFYHILFLLFLWSYWQTVFTDLIEVPYKFKIPDVEMEKFQQAETEEAQRQILERFAQGLPVTNRTIKGVIRFCEKCQLIKPDRAHHCSVCSTCVLKMDHHCPWVNNCIGFHNYKFFMLFLAYALLYCIFITATSLQYLIRFWKGELDGMGRFHLLFLFFVALMFAVSLNSLFFYHCYLVLHNRSTLEAFTPPMFRTGKDKDGFSLGKYNNFQEVFGDNPKLWFLPIFTSLGNGVTYPVRAQHQGTSNTYDSMGSTRNSECQVLDYRSITDSL
- the LOC550989 gene encoding palmitoyltransferase ZDHHC15B isoform X8; this translates as MYIYNTVNRMGKQNGSCWWFVKAVKWIPVIFILTIVLWSYYAYVVQLCFYTVDNYVQKAFYLFFYHILFLLFLWSYWQTVFTDLIEVPYKFKIPDVEMEKFQQAETEEAQRQILERFAQGLPVTNRTIKGVIRFCEKCQLIKPDRAHHCSVCSTCVLKMDHHCPWVNNCIGFHNYKFFMLFLAYALLYCIFITATSLQYLIRFWKGELDGMGRFHLLFLFFVALMFAVSLNSLFFYHCYLVLHNRSTLEAFTPPMFRTGKDKDGFSLGKYNNFQEVFGDNPKLWFLPIFTRIT
- the LOC550989 gene encoding palmitoyltransferase ZDHHC15B isoform X6, whose translation is MYIYNTVNRMGKQNGSCWWFVKAVKWIPVIFILTIVLWSYYAYVVQLCFYTVDNYVQKAFYLFFYHILFLLFLWSYWQTVFTDLIEVPYKFKIPDVEMEKFQQAETEEAQRQILERFAQGLPVTNRTIKGVIRFCEKCQLIKPDRAHHCSVCSTCVLKMDHHCPWVNNCIGFHNYKFFMLFLAYALLYCIFITATSLQYLIRFWKGELDGMGRFHLLFLFFVALMFAVSLNSLFFYHCYLVLHNRSTLEAFTPPMFRTGKDKDGFSLGKYNNFQEVFGDNPKLWFLPIFTRYATSKNNIGLHEVEGRVWVTVLAMG
- the LOC550989 gene encoding palmitoyltransferase ZDHHC15B isoform X1 — its product is MYIYNTVNRMGKQNGSCWWFVKAVKWIPVIFILTIVLWSYYAYVVQLCFYTVDNYVQKAFYLFFYHILFLLFLWSYWQTVFTDLIEVPYKFKIPDVEMEKFQQAETEEAQRQILERFAQGLPVTNRTIKGVIRFCEKCQLIKPDRAHHCSVCSTCVLKMDHHCPWVNNCIGFHNYKFFMLFLAYALLYCIFITATSLQYLIRFWKGELDGMGRFHLLFLFFVALMFAVSLNSLFFYHCYLVLHNRSTLEAFTPPMFRTGKDKDGFSLGKYNNFQEVFGDNPKLWFLPIFTSLGNGVTYPVRAQHQGTSNTYDSMGSTRNSFGDGINFPERLCNEDTHTLLGHTTQQWGDETELDSPPPYGSQSALL
- the LOC550989 gene encoding palmitoyltransferase ZDHHC15B isoform X5, coding for MYIYNTVNRMGKQNGSCWWFVKAVKWIPVIFILTIVLWSYYAYVVQLCFYTVDNYVQKAFYLFFYHILFLLFLWSYWQTVFTDLIEVPYKFKIPDVEMEKFQQAETEEAQRQILERFAQGLPVTNRTIKGVIRFCEKCQLIKPDRAHHCSVCSTCVLKMDHHCPWVNNCIGFHNYKFFMLFLAYALLYCIFITATSLQYLIRFWKGELDGMGRFHLLFLFFVALMFAVSLNSLFFYHCYLVLHNRSTLEAFTPPMFRTGKDKDGFSLGKYNNFQEVFGDNPKLWFLPIFTSLGNGVTYPVRAQHQGTSNTYDSMGSTRNSEIKFAS
- the LOC550989 gene encoding palmitoyltransferase ZDHHC15B isoform X2, whose product is MYIYNTVNRMGKQNGSCWWFVKAVKWIPVIFILTIVLWSYYAYVVQLCFYTVDNYVQKAFYLFFYHILFLLFLWSYWQTVFTDLIEVPYKFKIPDVEMEKFQQAETEEAQRQILERFAQGLPVTNRTIKGVIRFCEKCQLIKPDRAHHCSVCSTCVLKMDHHCPWVNNCIGFHNYKFFMLFLAYALLYCIFITATSLQYLIRFWKGELDGMGRFHLLFLFFVALMFAVSLNSLFFYHCYLVLHNRSTLEAFTPPMFRTGKDKDGFSLGKYNNFQEVFGDNPKLWFLPIFTSLGNGVTYPVRAQHQGTSNTYDSMGSTRNSTTVIGHIMDANQPLVNTTEIV
- the LOC550989 gene encoding palmitoyltransferase ZDHHC15B isoform X7, encoding MYIYNTVNRMGKQNGSCWWFVKAVKWIPVIFILTIVLWSYYAYVVQLCFYTVDNYVQKAFYLFFYHILFLLFLWSYWQTVFTDLIEVPYKFKIPDVEMEKFQQAETEEAQRQILERFAQGLPVTNRTIKGVIRFCEKCQLIKPDRAHHCSVCSTCVLKMDHHCPWVNNCIGFHNYKFFMLFLAYALLYCIFITATSLQYLIRFWKGELDGMGRFHLLFLFFVALMFAVSLNSLFFYHCYLVLHNRSTLEAFTPPMFRTGKDKDGFSLGKYNNFQEVFGDNPKLWFLPIFTSTTVIGHIMDANQPLVNTTEIV